The following coding sequences lie in one Halarsenatibacter silvermanii genomic window:
- a CDS encoding pyridoxal phosphate-dependent aminotransferase, whose amino-acid sequence MKLSERAQTIEASMTLAISARAKELQADGHDVIGFGAGEPDFDTPEHIGEAGKEAIDKGLTTYTPAAGTKGLKKAVQRKFKKDSGLHYDLDQIIISNGAKHCLFNTFQAILNEGDEVIIPLPYWVSYPEMVKMGGGDPTYVKAREENGFKVDIGDLRGAVNEDTKALILNSPNNPTGCVYTEKKLEEIAALAVKEDFMVVSDEIYEEIIYDEREHVSIATLGEEIKKQTIVINGMSKAYSMTGWRIGFAAGPQEIIEIMANMQSHATSNPNSIAQYASVAGLEGSKEPIYEMVEVFKERRDYMVEEIDDMPEVSCIKPYGAFYLMVNIENLFGSTYDGQKIQGSMSFADLFLEGKKVAVVPGKAFGHDGYIRLSYAASLADIKEGLKRLRKFIEEID is encoded by the coding sequence ATGAAATTATCGGAGAGGGCGCAGACGATTGAGGCATCGATGACGCTGGCCATAAGCGCCCGGGCCAAAGAATTACAGGCCGATGGTCACGATGTGATCGGATTTGGAGCGGGCGAGCCCGATTTTGACACTCCCGAACATATAGGAGAGGCCGGTAAAGAAGCCATCGATAAAGGACTTACCACCTACACACCTGCCGCCGGCACCAAAGGTTTGAAAAAAGCGGTGCAAAGAAAATTCAAAAAGGACAGCGGGCTGCATTACGATCTGGACCAGATTATAATATCCAACGGAGCCAAACACTGTCTTTTCAACACCTTTCAGGCTATTTTAAATGAAGGAGACGAGGTCATCATCCCTCTTCCCTACTGGGTTTCCTATCCGGAGATGGTAAAGATGGGCGGAGGAGATCCGACCTATGTAAAAGCCCGGGAGGAGAATGGATTTAAAGTCGACATCGGGGATCTGCGCGGAGCAGTAAACGAGGATACGAAGGCTTTAATTCTCAACAGCCCCAATAATCCGACCGGCTGTGTTTACACCGAAAAAAAGCTGGAAGAGATAGCCGCTCTGGCCGTGAAAGAAGATTTTATGGTGGTTTCAGATGAGATTTACGAGGAGATTATATATGATGAGAGGGAGCATGTGAGCATTGCCACTCTGGGCGAGGAGATCAAAAAGCAGACCATCGTGATAAATGGCATGTCCAAAGCCTATTCCATGACCGGCTGGCGGATCGGATTTGCCGCTGGACCGCAGGAAATAATCGAAATCATGGCTAATATGCAGAGCCATGCCACTTCCAATCCCAATTCCATAGCCCAGTATGCCAGCGTGGCAGGCCTGGAAGGATCTAAAGAGCCGATCTATGAGATGGTGGAAGTCTTCAAAGAACGCCGGGATTACATGGTCGAAGAGATAGATGATATGCCTGAAGTCAGCTGTATAAAGCCATACGGAGCCTTTTATCTCATGGTCAATATCGAGAATCTATTCGGCTCTACCTATGATGGTCAAAAGATTCAGGGTTCGATGTCATTTGCCGATCTTTTCCTGGAGGGAAAAAAAGTGGCGGTCGTGCCGGGCAAAGCCTTCGGCCATGACGGATATATCCGGCTTTCCTACGCTGCCTCGCTCGCGGATATCAAAGAGGGTCTAAAGCGGCTGCGCAAATTTATAGAGGAGATAGATTGA